AGAGGGGGGAGGGAGAATAAAAAGTGCCAGGACATATGTACTAACAGCAGTCAACAATGTACACTTAGATTTGCATGTTAGAAATGATATGAATCAACACTTTCCTCTAATTTCAGGGAAGCATTTCGTTACTTAGGTTGgataaacttcaaaatgctgTTGTTGAAAACCTCGTCTACGATACTCCAGCAAAACAAGCTACAAAGTTGTTCTTCATATGTACCCCAGGGTGAGTCTTGACTTTGTTTGGCAAAACTTGTTACAGAATGTTAAAAAAGGGCACaaatttgtgaaaactttgataAATAAGTTCCAGCCAAAATGGGCCTTTGTGACAGTGAATGACTTAACCAACTCAAAGCTTAAGGGAAAATAGGAAGCATGCAATCATTTGGCAAtgaccataataataataataacagcaaaaaaaaccCTGGTTTATTTCTGCAATACGTCTAAAGATAATGCAGCTACCTTTCTTGCCATTCCAGGCATCCCACTTGGCCTTTCCTTTGAAGTCCATCATTCCAGGTCTGTCTGAAACAGAAAGGGTGCAGCaactcaaaaaatgaaaatagtatCAGGAGGAGAAAACAATATAATTAGCCAAGGAACACTGAGAAAAGATCATTATCCCTGACACTCTTGCAATGTGTGACACAAACTCATACTTTTGAGATAAAAACACTGATGCTAACATTGAAAGTGTCAAGGGAAAATGCTAAAAACCTCAAGTACTAGTATTTTGGGATGggttgcattaaaaaaaatatgtctAGGCATTATGGGTCAACCAGTGAATGCaaattgatgataaaaatggGAAAACACAAATTCTGTACTCTGTTGTGCTCACAAAGTGAAACCCTGTCTGATGCAGGAAGTACTGGGATGTGTGATTGTTTGGAAACAATTATTATAGTGGTTGtggatgcaaattttctttcGCTTTCTAATGGACTGTTTATATCTAACAATAATATCAGATATAAGAAAGTAAGAAAGGGCATTCAAAGTATTTTGTTGCTTCATAACTGggatttgcatgttttttttttgcttttttttttttgctgacaacctactacagacatggtcataaccttctacttttgaaattcacaataaagcgcATCTTGTCTGGCATCCAATCGATACCAGCAATAGCAGCACAAGATCAAGGCCAACTAAGGGTgtgtttctttaagaaaatccaagattggtttctaaaatctgaaagaatccgaaaatagattttgcgtttctttactaaacagatcaatccaagatctttcggatcacggtgcgtcaaaggaaccgaagaatccactTCCAAactggattcttcggttcctttgacgcgccatgatccgaaagatcttggattgatctgcctagtaaagaaacgcaaaacCCATTTCtggattctttcagattttagaatccaatcttggattttcttaaagaaatgCACCCtaagtgtgtcagtcagtccaaggtggtggccaaagcctgaaatgaccagGCATCCGCAATCAATACCACTGGGACATCATAAAACCTGCAGCACTGAAAAATGAGGTTAATATTACGTGTTCTATCAAATGCAAAAACCCTAACTATAAATTATATCTCTTTAGGAGATGACATTATCATATTCTTCTCAAATGCAGCACATGTAGCACACAGTTTGCAGCAGTCAACTCGTTCAAGGTCCATTTTAGCGAAACCTATGCATTGTGGTCCATGGAATATCAGTCTGGGGCTACTGACTGCTATAACTCCTTCAATTACACTAGCTGGATTCACAAGATTACAACACTATATTAAAACATATTGTCAAGCATCAAATTTTCACATTATAGGCATTAACTGCATCTgaaagatcattttgaaaaacaacattgaaaaCCTTCACACCAGGTATTCTTTTAAGGGTAATTTTCAGTCTAAACAAAATAGGCAGGGAGGAAAATAAACACACAAGATAAACAACAGCAGTCTGCTAAAActggaagatatgaactcaacaaattgacctcgctcccaatgtgtggcttcatagctcagttggtcgagcatcgtaCCGGTATCgccgaggtcacgggttcgaatcctgttgaagccctgatatttttcaggcttcttcctttcaattgcttaaattggaaaatttattgCGAtgttcatctacaaccgcagtacattATGAATTTCACATATATATTTCAGGAGTCTGCTAAAGAAACGTAGTGACATAAAAAAGAATCCAGTATTCTGGTGTTTAAACAGGATTTGTTTTTAATTGTGACCTCCAAGATTCACCAtttgtcaaaattaatatttgagTTTTAGTTAACCCACATTTCATATAATTTACAGCTCAAGTGTGGTATGTCACCTTAGTAGCCATTTGTATCGTTGGGGTCCTTGGTTTCTTTCGCCTGTTTGATTTGCTTCATTCCAGCATCAACAAGCAAAGATTCTATGGTATTCTACACCAGAACACTTAATACGAATCTTTCTCAATCCAGTGCGAAGTTGCCAAAATGTTTTGATGGACTAATTTGGCTATAATACAGAATAAGGTGACAaatatttccatatcattgacttctaacaaaacaaaacctgcCACGTTTTGTCTCATGCCACAAAATCTTCTGACCAATATAATTTGCATGTACACTGACTCACACTGACCAGTATACATGCTCTCTAGCTGTTCCACAAAGGCTAAAGGTACATTGTTCTTACACAATGCGACATATTAGACAGGCTCCTTAGCCGAATAATGCCGTCAAATGAAGCGAACCACCTCGCAGAAACTCGTTGATTCAGCTAACGAACAAAGGTCGAAGTACACGGAGTCTCATGTCCTAGCATTACAAAAATTAACTTTTCTAAGGTTGTTTCTATAATCTTGGAGAACAATTACGCTGCAAACTGACAGGCCAGTATAAGAGTTTAGCTACCCAGTACCTGTGTTACAATCGCCTACGGTAGCCTGCTTGTAAAAAGCGTAAAGTTCCAACTTGTCAGAATCGCTTGGTTCGGTTTTAAATGTTTTGACTTCTTCAGCTGCCTTGAGAAACGCCTGGCAgggcagaaaatgaaaaaaaaaccgtCAGTTGTGATAGACAGATTTGCCAAAAAGTGTTTGTAAGAATTAATAACTACCTCTGACATCTTGGGTATAAATCACAGATGGAAGAACAACGATGCACAATCTCCC
The nucleotide sequence above comes from Acropora muricata isolate sample 2 chromosome 12, ASM3666990v1, whole genome shotgun sequence. Encoded proteins:
- the LOC136892114 gene encoding acyl-CoA-binding protein-like, whose translation is MSEAFLKAAEEVKTFKTEPSDSDKLELYAFYKQATVGDCNTDRPGMMDFKGKAKWDAWNGKKGTSKDTAETTYIAKVEELKKTCS